Genomic segment of Shewanella sp. OMA3-2:
TCACCCTCGGTGAACTATGTGGCTGACAAAGTGTTTACGTTAATCGATCGAACGATTGCTGCTAGAGTTTACAGCCCTGCACCCGATAAGCCTTTACCTGTATTAGTGCACTTTCATGGTGGCGGTCATATGTGCGGCAGTGTGGCATTGTACGATCCTATTTGCCGTCACCTTGCCAGTATTGCCCACTGCGTGGTGATCTCGGTCGAGTATCGACTTGCGCCTGAATATCCTTATCCTGCTGGGCTTAATGACTGCGAACATGCACTAATCCATTACGCCCAGCTGCTTGATGATGTTAACCACCAAGATTCTGTGACTATTATCGGTGACAGTGCTGGTGGGGCTATTTGTACCAGTTTAAGCATGAAAAGCTTAACCGATAAACGGCTTCATATTGACCAACAAATTCTGATTTATCCCAGTGTCGATTACACCTTAACAAGTCCATCGCTTGACAGTAACGGCAGTGGTTTTTTACTCGAAACGAGTCGGATTAAATGGTATTTCGAACAGTATTTTCAATCAACGGATAGCGATATACTTAAACAGGCTTCACCTTTATATGGCGCCATTAACGCTAACTTGCCAAAAACCCTGATTTTTACAGCAGGGTGCGATCCGTTGAGATATGAAGGTTTTGCCTATGCAAATGCCTTAAGTACAGCTGGGGTGGAGGTTGAGCATCATTCATTTGACGGTATGATCCATGCTTACATGTTACTGCATGATTTGGTTAAAGAAGAATGTATAACAACCTATCAGCACATTGCTGAGTTTATGGCAAAGTCTTAATCCACTCTCATATTCTAAGTACCACATCTTGTGAGTAGATCCATTGGTAAAGCTTTCGACCCAAAGCTAAAAAGCCCCGCATTCAGGTAATGAATATAGGGCTTTTGGTTTTTTTAATGATGCTTAAATGTAGGCTTAATTCAATAATGTTGGCTTAACTCGTTTGGCGTCAGTCTAAGCGTTTATTGTGCCGTCCAGGCACCATCCATAGGCAATGCAGAGCCTGTAATGCCTCTTGCTCCATTGCCACAAAGAAATAACACAAACTCACCGATTTCTCTGGGGGCTAACATTTCAGGTAACGGCTGCTTCGCGGTCACCAGTTGATATTTAGCATCGTCATAGCTCAAGCTTTTATTGGTTGCTATGGTGTCAATTTGTTTACTGATAAGCGGGGTATCAACCCACCCAGGACAAATAGCATTGACGGTAATACCCTGTTCAGCACATTCAATAGCAACTACTTTGGTTAAACCAACAATGCCATGCTTCGCAGCGCAATAGGCTACTTTATTGGCTGAGGCGACTAAACCATGCACCGACGCAATATTAATAATCCGTCCCCAGTTTTTTTGTGCCATTGCTGGCACCACTTTTTGAATGGTATGAAAAGCAGAAGATAAGTTAATTGCTATGATGTCATTCCACTTTTCTATCGGAAAATTTGCTACATCTTGTGTGTGTTGAATCCGGCGTTATTGACTAAAATATCAATACTGCCTAAGGCATTAACCGCAAGGTCGATAAATTCATGTATGCAATCAGCGTCTCTTAAATCGGCATTGCTAAAAAAGCTGTTTATTTGGTATTGCGCCTGAAACTCAGCAGCTAAAGACAGTCCTTCAGCTTGGTCC
This window contains:
- a CDS encoding alpha/beta hydrolase, encoding MRGIVSPKLTDFLAVANNNIALAKQNNVQFTPSILRENLNKLGGLMSDSPSVNYVADKVFTLIDRTIAARVYSPAPDKPLPVLVHFHGGGHMCGSVALYDPICRHLASIAHCVVISVEYRLAPEYPYPAGLNDCEHALIHYAQLLDDVNHQDSVTIIGDSAGGAICTSLSMKSLTDKRLHIDQQILIYPSVDYTLTSPSLDSNGSGFLLETSRIKWYFEQYFQSTDSDILKQASPLYGAINANLPKTLIFTAGCDPLRYEGFAYANALSTAGVEVEHHSFDGMIHAYMLLHDLVKEECITTYQHIAEFMAKS